A section of the Lampris incognitus isolate fLamInc1 chromosome 8, fLamInc1.hap2, whole genome shotgun sequence genome encodes:
- the cldn7b gene encoding claudin-7-B produces the protein MANAGLQILGFALSLLGLIGLIIGTILPQWKMSAYVGDNIITAVAMYQGLWMSCAFQSTGQIQCKVYDSILQLDGALQATRALMIVSIIVTVAGLGAASMGMKCTNCGGDDKTRKSRIAMAGGVILLIGSLCAIIACGWFTHNIVKDFYNPFTPVNTKYEFGSAIFIAWAGAFLDVFGGCMLAASCPGRKPTPKYPISNRPPSSTKEYV, from the exons ATGGCCAACGCCGGTTTGCAGATTTTGGGGTTTGCCCTGTCGCTGCTGGGTTTAATTGGATTAATAATTGGCACAATTTTGCCCCAGTGGAAGATGTCCGCGTACGTCGGAGACAACATCATCACGGCGGTGGCCATGTATCAGGGACTGTGGATGTCGTGCGCATTCCAGAGCACAGGCCAGATCCAGTGCAAAGTTTACGACTCCATTCTACAGCTCGACG GTGCCCTGCAGGCAACACGCGCCCTCATGATTGTAAGCATCATTGTGACAGTGGCCGGCCTGGGTGCAGCCTCCATGGGAATGAAGTGCACCAACTGTGGGGGAGATGACAAGACACGCAAGTCCCGCATTGCCATGGCTGGTGGTGTTATCCTTTTGATTGGAT CTCTCTGTGCCATAATTGCCTGCGGTTGGTTCACCCACAACATCGTCAAAGACTTCTACAACCCCTTCACACCTGTTAATACCAA ATATGAGTTTGGTTCAGCCATCTTCATTGCCTGGGCAGGAGCATTCTTGGATGTATTTGGGGGCTGTATGCTTGCAGCATCCTGCCCAGGGCGCAAACCTACACCCAAGTACCCCATCTCCAACCGACCCCCCAGCAGTACCAAGGAATATGTTTGA